A single Acetomicrobium thermoterrenum DSM 13490 DNA region contains:
- a CDS encoding ABC transporter ATP-binding protein: MTDFALEVRDLYAGYEGVPVLHGISFEVKEGEIVAIVGANGAGKTTTLRTVSGLLRPKSGFVKFYGEDVTGLPAHVMVRKGLTYVPEGRRIFGKLSAKENLELGAFKEESREVIEQRLEWVYSLFPILKERINQKAETMSGGEQQMLAIARGLMSAPKVILLDELSLGLQPSLVEKVLQIVTEIRRYGVTVLLVEQRVLEALEIADKGYVIQSGRVVMSGPSKDLLESEEIKRAYLGM, from the coding sequence GGACCTATACGCAGGGTATGAGGGGGTACCTGTGCTTCATGGTATTTCATTTGAAGTAAAAGAGGGCGAGATAGTTGCGATCGTTGGAGCAAATGGTGCAGGCAAGACGACCACCTTGCGTACTGTTTCAGGCTTATTACGCCCAAAAAGCGGCTTTGTAAAATTTTACGGGGAAGATGTAACTGGACTTCCCGCTCATGTAATGGTTAGAAAGGGCCTTACCTATGTCCCTGAGGGCAGAAGGATCTTTGGCAAGCTTTCTGCTAAAGAAAATCTGGAACTTGGAGCTTTTAAAGAAGAGAGTAGAGAAGTCATTGAGCAGCGTTTAGAATGGGTCTATTCTTTGTTTCCTATATTAAAGGAAAGAATTAATCAAAAGGCTGAAACCATGAGCGGTGGGGAGCAACAAATGCTTGCCATTGCAAGAGGGCTCATGAGTGCACCAAAAGTAATACTTTTAGATGAATTGAGTTTAGGCTTGCAGCCTAGTTTGGTCGAAAAGGTATTACAGATTGTTACCGAAATAAGACGATACGGAGTAACGGTGTTATTAGTTGAACAGCGTGTTCTCGAAGCCTTGGAGATTGCCGATAAGGGTTACGTAATCCAATCCGGCAGGGTCGTTATGTCAGGCCCATCGAAAGATCTCCTCGAGAGCGAGGAAATAAAACGAGCATATCTGGGTATGTAA